One window of the Candidatus Jettenia sp. genome contains the following:
- a CDS encoding Dabb family protein, whose product MIKHIVMWKLKDVAEGSGKMVNARKMKDLLESLKEKIGEVKHIEVGINGVKTDASADVVLYSEFACMEDLDRYQNHPEHVKIVQFVREVCMERRVVDYEI is encoded by the coding sequence ATGATTAAACATATTGTGATGTGGAAACTAAAGGATGTTGCCGAAGGGTCTGGTAAGATGGTAAACGCTCGGAAGATGAAAGATCTTCTGGAATCATTGAAGGAAAAAATAGGAGAAGTCAAACACATAGAGGTTGGCATCAATGGTGTTAAGACAGATGCTTCTGCTGATGTTGTATTGTATTCTGAATTTGCGTGTATGGAAGACTTGGATAGGTATCAAAACCATCCGGAACATGTAAAAATTGTACAGTTTGTCAGGGAAGTATGTATGGAGCGGAGGGTGGTTGATTATGAAATATAA
- the rnr gene encoding ribonuclease R, producing MTAAELAEHFKIDDTEYQAFCDLLYDLEFSGEVVKIKQKQYADPKKVHLMVGTLECNPRGFGFVVPVKKGAGTGKDVYVNEEDMGSAMHGDLVVVRLPATAQIPKKKFEKKRGTSGQIVNVLKRVNELVVGTFEKTKRMRFVAPDNPRLFKDIYIAEDVSKGAEPGDKVVAQITEWPSRHLNPEGEITEVLGKEGDPKVDLRSIIYQFKLPHTFNQKILQETKHIPHYVSQKEIEDRLDLRKNLMITIDPEDAKDFDDAVSLEKNKHGDWLLGVHIADVSHYVKPDTAIDDEARYRGTSVYLPGEVIPMLPEALSNNICSLREGEDRLTKSVIMTLDHRGRLIKAEIKHSIIKVTKRLTYNQATAILNNENTIRIADDAEDMLRNMAHLAQLLFENRLNRGAIELDLPEVSLKLDDHGYVKDVEKVEKDISHKLIEECMLLANETVATFMFEKKMPLLCRTHPEPDEEDMWEFASFIRGLEQTKIDPFKSKQLQKLLDKIRGKPEAYTINLVLLKSMKQAIYAAGEGRHFALALDHYTHFTSPIRRYPDLIVHRILDQYFSGELSSAVTQNLWLTHLTEWAKHCSITERRADDAEREIVKLRLLRFFENQVGNTFEGVITGIQEFGFFVQLNKYLLEGLVHIRTLADDIYRIDKKNMALIGTRRKRMYRIGEVVKVKIYKIDFLKREVDFIHCNNQKGEQDYIS from the coding sequence ATGACTGCCGCTGAGCTGGCAGAACATTTTAAAATTGATGATACAGAATACCAAGCATTTTGTGATCTTTTGTATGATCTGGAATTTTCCGGTGAAGTTGTAAAGATTAAACAAAAACAGTACGCTGATCCCAAAAAGGTACATTTAATGGTAGGCACATTAGAGTGCAACCCAAGGGGATTTGGTTTTGTTGTTCCGGTTAAAAAGGGCGCTGGCACTGGTAAAGATGTTTACGTCAATGAGGAAGATATGGGTTCTGCTATGCATGGAGATCTCGTGGTAGTACGATTACCCGCAACCGCCCAGATTCCCAAAAAAAAATTTGAAAAAAAAAGAGGTACATCAGGACAAATCGTTAACGTACTAAAACGTGTAAATGAATTGGTAGTAGGCACCTTCGAGAAAACGAAACGGATGCGGTTTGTTGCTCCTGACAACCCAAGGCTATTTAAAGATATTTATATTGCAGAAGATGTTTCAAAGGGTGCGGAACCCGGTGACAAAGTAGTTGCTCAAATTACCGAATGGCCGTCCAGACACCTTAATCCTGAAGGAGAAATAACTGAAGTACTGGGAAAAGAAGGAGATCCCAAGGTTGACCTCCGTTCCATTATCTATCAATTCAAACTACCGCATACCTTCAACCAAAAGATACTACAGGAGACGAAACATATTCCTCACTACGTCTCTCAGAAAGAAATCGAGGACAGACTCGATTTACGCAAAAATCTCATGATTACGATCGATCCTGAAGATGCCAAAGATTTTGATGATGCAGTATCTCTCGAAAAAAATAAGCACGGAGACTGGTTACTCGGTGTACACATTGCCGATGTATCACATTATGTAAAACCCGATACAGCTATTGATGACGAAGCCCGGTATCGGGGCACCAGTGTCTATTTACCAGGAGAGGTGATCCCCATGCTTCCTGAAGCGCTATCGAACAATATCTGTAGTTTGAGAGAAGGAGAGGACCGACTCACGAAAAGTGTTATTATGACACTCGATCATAGGGGGCGTCTTATAAAGGCTGAGATTAAACACTCCATCATTAAGGTAACCAAACGATTAACATACAATCAAGCCACTGCCATTCTTAATAACGAAAATACCATACGCATAGCTGATGATGCCGAAGATATGTTGCGTAATATGGCACACCTCGCTCAATTACTTTTTGAAAATAGACTCAATCGAGGAGCCATAGAGTTAGATCTACCTGAAGTATCACTCAAATTAGATGATCATGGTTATGTTAAAGATGTAGAAAAGGTTGAAAAAGATATCTCTCATAAATTGATAGAAGAATGTATGCTCCTGGCAAACGAGACGGTAGCAACGTTCATGTTTGAAAAAAAGATGCCACTCTTGTGCCGTACTCATCCGGAACCCGACGAAGAAGATATGTGGGAATTTGCAAGTTTTATTCGTGGATTAGAACAGACAAAAATAGACCCCTTTAAAAGTAAACAATTACAAAAGTTATTAGATAAAATACGGGGAAAACCTGAGGCTTATACGATCAATCTGGTACTTTTAAAATCTATGAAACAAGCAATTTATGCGGCAGGAGAAGGCAGGCATTTTGCACTTGCGCTGGATCACTATACTCACTTTACCTCACCTATACGCCGCTATCCAGATTTAATTGTTCATAGAATTTTAGATCAATATTTTTCAGGCGAGCTATCGTCTGCAGTGACACAGAACTTATGGTTGACACATTTAACTGAATGGGCAAAACATTGCTCTATAACTGAACGGAGGGCGGATGATGCCGAGAGGGAAATTGTTAAATTACGATTACTCCGGTTCTTTGAAAATCAGGTTGGAAACACCTTTGAGGGTGTCATTACTGGTATTCAGGAATTTGGATTTTTTGTTCAACTCAATAAATACCTCCTGGAAGGACTTGTTCACATTCGCACCCTGGCAGACGATATCTATCGAATAGATAAAAAGAATATGGCGCTCATCGGCACCCGACGGAAACGAATGTATCGGATCGGAGAAGTTGTAAAAGTAAAGATCTATAAGATCGACTTTTTAAAACGAGAAGTTGATTTTATCCACTGCAATAATCAAAAAGGAGAACAAGATTATATTTCATAA
- a CDS encoding HD domain-containing protein codes for MSRKYISTLKSGEPVEEVFLVLKKEVRETREKKPYLNLQLADKSGFIEARKWDAARQLCDSFHKDEFIKIKGIVETFNNTLQIRINELCPVAETQVTMGEFIPSTEKDIPGMMNELKQVIKTIQDTYLSKLLNALFSDESFCKIFSTVPAAMQNHHAFLGGLLEHTLSVTKLAISFSNHYPEIKRDLLITGVILHDIGKTRELSCERSFQYTDEGQLTGHLASGIVMIYEKALKIEDFPPDLLNILFHLILSHHGEYEWGSPVKPGIPEAIALHHLDNLDAKVQAATRAIVEHKDTNSLWTDYVKMFERRLYKK; via the coding sequence ATGTCTAGAAAATATATATCAACCCTAAAGAGTGGTGAACCGGTAGAAGAGGTATTTCTTGTATTGAAGAAGGAGGTAAGAGAAACACGGGAAAAAAAACCGTATCTTAATTTACAATTGGCGGACAAGTCCGGCTTTATTGAAGCAAGAAAATGGGATGCAGCACGTCAACTTTGTGATAGTTTCCATAAGGATGAATTTATAAAAATAAAAGGTATTGTAGAGACCTTTAATAATACCTTGCAAATCCGAATTAACGAACTCTGTCCTGTTGCCGAAACGCAAGTTACCATGGGGGAATTCATCCCTAGCACTGAAAAAGATATACCAGGTATGATGAACGAGCTCAAACAAGTTATCAAAACAATTCAAGATACATATCTTTCGAAACTATTGAATGCCCTCTTTTCAGATGAGTCCTTTTGCAAAATATTTTCCACAGTACCTGCAGCCATGCAAAATCATCATGCATTTTTAGGTGGCTTATTGGAACACACCCTCTCTGTCACTAAGCTGGCAATTAGCTTCTCAAACCATTATCCTGAAATAAAAAGGGATTTATTAATTACCGGTGTCATTTTGCATGATATTGGGAAAACACGGGAATTATCCTGTGAACGCAGTTTCCAATATACCGATGAAGGACAGCTTACAGGACACCTCGCATCAGGCATTGTTATGATCTATGAAAAAGCTCTCAAAATAGAAGACTTTCCACCCGATCTGCTCAATATCCTTTTTCATCTTATCTTAAGCCATCATGGTGAATATGAATGGGGATCACCAGTGAAACCCGGTATCCCTGAGGCTATTGCACTCCACCACCTGGATAACCTGGATGCAAAGGTACAAGCCGCGACAAGAGCTATAGTTGAGCATAAAGACACCAATAGCCTGTGGACAGATTACGTTAAAATGTTTGAACGCAGGCTTTACAAAAAGTAG
- the glyS gene encoding glycine--tRNA ligase subunit beta: MTDDLLFEIGTEEIPAGYIIPALNQMGALFTERAKKYRLEIRSVYCTGTPRRLALFVEGLPQKQESVTEEVLGPSAAIAFDKAGNPTKAGIGFAKSQGIDIHNLHIKKISKGEYCFAIKKIEGQETLYLLPDILGEIIKGISFPKSMKWKGNHLFFARPIRSLLAIFGDKVVPVEIDGIKANKYTFGHPFLSGKKIEVPKADGNLYKQLLKQEKVVVDVTERREAVQTKITQLMVPYDASIDDEDLLDEVTNLIEYPNAIECSFDEEFLDIPADVIETAMKEHQRYFPIKKRDGKLLAKFIAVLNRGESSAHTTIRGNERVLKARLSDARFFWKEDKKIQLEKRVEDLKNLFFLEKLGNYYDRTNRIMELSSFIAHTLINVNTLTIEDAALAKRAAFLCKADLLTQMVSEFPSLQGIMGKEYAGWDGEEPAVALAIAEHYMPRYATDNIPVSKIGAVVGLSDKFDTISSCFALGLIPTGSQDPYSLRRHAYGIIRILEEHGFTLELKEVFHRSLSLLPLFTKADSEHILHEKLIPDIKGFFKDRLFQINIERGYRYDLVNAVLNAGIEFDDIYNFLQRLKAIANISQEKWWPELVTVVERTFNIGKKANTTGSVNENLFQDTEEYTLWDMYKKAEADIRKRIDEKKYEEVSEMYCNIFAKPVHAFFDKVFVNVEDGRVRNNRLLLLREINELYSKKIADLSQIIMPN, from the coding sequence ATGACCGATGATCTACTTTTTGAGATTGGTACTGAAGAGATTCCTGCCGGTTATATTATTCCGGCGCTAAATCAGATGGGAGCCTTATTTACAGAACGGGCAAAAAAATATCGTTTAGAAATACGCTCTGTTTATTGTACGGGCACGCCCAGGAGATTGGCCTTATTTGTAGAGGGTTTACCACAAAAGCAGGAAAGTGTTACAGAAGAAGTTCTGGGACCCTCCGCAGCAATTGCGTTTGATAAGGCAGGAAATCCTACAAAGGCAGGTATAGGTTTTGCTAAATCACAAGGTATAGATATACATAACCTTCACATAAAAAAAATCTCCAAAGGTGAGTATTGTTTTGCAATAAAAAAGATAGAAGGCCAGGAGACGTTATACCTCTTACCGGATATTTTGGGTGAAATTATCAAGGGTATTTCATTTCCTAAATCAATGAAATGGAAAGGGAATCATCTGTTTTTTGCCCGTCCCATACGTTCGCTTCTTGCGATCTTTGGGGATAAGGTTGTTCCTGTGGAAATCGATGGGATTAAGGCTAATAAATATACCTTTGGGCATCCTTTTTTATCTGGGAAGAAGATTGAAGTGCCGAAAGCGGATGGTAATTTATACAAACAGTTACTGAAGCAGGAAAAGGTTGTTGTTGATGTTACAGAGCGTCGTGAGGCAGTGCAAACAAAAATAACACAGCTTATGGTGCCGTATGATGCAAGTATTGATGATGAAGATTTGTTGGATGAGGTAACGAACCTTATAGAATACCCCAATGCCATAGAATGCAGTTTTGATGAAGAATTCCTTGATATTCCAGCCGATGTTATAGAAACGGCAATGAAAGAACATCAGAGGTATTTTCCCATTAAAAAAAGAGATGGGAAATTACTCGCAAAATTTATAGCGGTACTCAATCGCGGTGAGAGCAGCGCTCATACTACTATTCGCGGGAATGAACGTGTGTTGAAAGCGCGTCTTTCAGATGCCAGGTTCTTCTGGAAAGAGGATAAAAAAATCCAACTTGAAAAGCGGGTAGAAGATTTAAAAAATCTTTTCTTCCTTGAGAAATTAGGAAATTACTATGATAGGACAAACAGGATCATGGAACTTTCCAGTTTCATTGCTCACACATTAATTAATGTTAACACGTTGACGATAGAAGATGCTGCGTTAGCGAAACGGGCTGCGTTTTTGTGTAAGGCAGATCTTTTAACACAGATGGTATCTGAATTCCCATCGCTGCAAGGAATTATGGGGAAGGAGTATGCCGGGTGGGATGGTGAAGAACCTGCTGTTGCTTTAGCAATTGCAGAGCATTATATGCCTCGTTATGCTACAGACAATATCCCTGTATCAAAAATTGGCGCAGTTGTAGGTTTATCTGATAAGTTCGATACCATATCGAGTTGTTTTGCCCTGGGTTTGATTCCAACAGGCTCACAAGATCCTTATTCCTTAAGAAGACATGCCTACGGTATTATCCGTATTTTGGAAGAACATGGGTTTACCTTAGAACTTAAGGAAGTCTTTCATCGGTCTTTATCATTACTTCCTTTGTTCACAAAAGCAGATAGCGAACATATACTACACGAGAAATTAATTCCTGATATAAAGGGATTTTTTAAGGATAGATTATTTCAGATAAACATAGAAAGAGGATATCGTTATGATTTGGTAAATGCTGTCTTGAATGCAGGGATAGAATTTGATGATATTTATAACTTTTTACAAAGGTTAAAGGCTATAGCAAATATATCTCAGGAAAAATGGTGGCCTGAATTAGTTACCGTGGTAGAAAGGACATTCAACATTGGTAAAAAGGCAAATACCACTGGGTCGGTAAATGAAAATTTGTTTCAGGATACCGAGGAATATACTTTATGGGATATGTATAAAAAAGCTGAAGCAGATATCAGAAAACGGATAGATGAAAAAAAATACGAGGAAGTCTCTGAGATGTATTGTAATATCTTTGCTAAACCTGTTCATGCCTTTTTTGATAAGGTGTTTGTGAATGTTGAAGATGGAAGAGTGCGTAATAACAGACTGCTGCTCCTCAGGGAGATTAACGAGTTATATTCGAAAAAAATAGCTGATCTTTCCCAAATTATCATGCCCAATTAA